A section of the Telopea speciosissima isolate NSW1024214 ecotype Mountain lineage chromosome 3, Tspe_v1, whole genome shotgun sequence genome encodes:
- the LOC122656423 gene encoding ubiquitin-conjugating enzyme E2 34-like: protein MVDKSCIKRLQKEYRALCKEPVSHVMAHPLPNDILEWHYVLEGSEGTPFAGGYYHGKIKFPPEYPFKPPSISMITPNGRFMTQKKICLSMSDFHPETWNPMWSVSSILTGLLSFMMDNSPTTGSVSTTAAEKQRLAKASLAFNCKSPVFRKMFPEYVEKYNQQQLAEESLSEQSSLISPPREDQESFGATSGNTKRRLEEQNREILNDARNKKRGSQKFPFWLLMLLISIFGIVMALPLLQP, encoded by the exons ATGGTGGATAAGTCTTGCATCAAGCGCCTTCAGAAGGAATACAGAGCTCTCTGTAAA GAACCAGTCTCCCATGTTATGGCTCACCCTTTACCAAATGATATCCTTGAATGGC ATTATGTATTGGAGGGAAGTGAAGGAACACCGTTTGCAG GTGGTTATTACCATGGAAAGATCAAGTTCCCTCCAGAGTATCCATTCAAGCCACCCAGCATCAG TATGATCACTCCAAATGGACGGTTTATGACACAGAAGAAAATCTGCTTATCCATGAGTGATT TTCACCCAGAAACTTGGAATCCTATGTGGTCCGTATCAAG CATACTTACAGGGCTTCTGTCATTCATG ATGGACAACAGTCCTACCACTGGCAGTGTTTCAACTACTGCTGCTGAAAAGCAAAGGTTGGCCAAGGCTTCGCTTGCTTTCAATTGTAAGAG CCCAGTATTTAGAAAAATGTTCCCGGAATACGTAGAAAAGTACAACCAGCAACAGCTTGCAGAGGAGTCGCTGTCAGAGCAGTCGTCACTAATTTCACCTCCTAGGGAAGATCAAGAAAGCTTCGGAGCAACATCTGGGAATACCAAAAGAAGGCTAGAAGAGCAAAATAGAGAAATCCTCAATGAtgcaagaaacaaaaagagaggaTCACAGAAATTCCCCTTCTGGTTGTTGATGTTGCTGATTTCCATCTTCGGTATTGTGATGGCCCTACCTCTTCTCCAACCTTGA
- the LOC122655072 gene encoding RING-H2 finger protein ATL3, translating to MAESSNSSDGSFDDPGAVAVSGKIMVGGIILLFLVVVFVFLLHVFAKRFWESRIDSRSHLRRFVFSPSPNGASRRLHGGVGLKPSVIQALPVLVFHSDEFVDGLECSVCLCELSDGEKVRLLPKCNHGFHVDCIDMWFHSHSTCPLCRVPVALESSNPVSDLPPEEFHIPISTTTDYSLSTKSMNFPTNVLFCGNQTQVTISGSCPEDGPTSSSSSSTPPPAISKQGKETLAIEIPRRLNEGFSSVSPSPVESMSPMTRQLRSLQRILSKGKRVIPCSPSWIVDVEQGEKVMKVETQTASVSDS from the coding sequence ATGGCAGAATCATCTAATTCAAGTGATGGGAGTTTTGACGATCCGGGAGCAGTGGCCGTAAGCGGGAAGATAATGGTTGGAGGGATTATCCTTCTGTTCTTAGTGGTGGTGTTCGTCTTTTTGCTTCATGTGTTCGCCAAGAGGTTCTGGGAAAGTAGAATCGATTCTCGGAGCCACCTACGACGCTTTGTATTCTCTCCCAGTCCTAACGGGGCCAGCCGCCGTCTGCACGGAGGAGTAGGATTGAAACCATCGGTTATCCAGGCTCTCCCAGTTCTGGTCTTCCATTCTGATGAATTTGTGGATGGACTAGAGTGTTCGGTCTGCCTCTGTGAGCTCTCCGACGGCGAGAAGGTTCGCCTGCTTCCCAAATGCAACCATGGATTCCATGTCGATTGTATTGACATGTGGTTCCATTCCCATTCAACTTGCCCGCTTTGTAGAGTCCCAGTTGCCCTTGAATCCTCCAATCCCGTTTCAGATTTGCCACCAGAAGAATTTCACATCCCCATCTCCACCACTACTGATTACTCTTTGTCGACGAAATCCATGAATTTTCCCACCAACGTCTTGTTCTGTGGCAACCAGACTCAGGTAACCATCAGCGGCTCGTGCCCGGAAGATGgacctacttcttcttcttcttcttctactccgCCGCCGGCGATTAGTAAGCAGGGCAAAGAAACGCTGGCGATTGAGATACCAAGGCGGTTGAACGAGGGCTTCTCGTCAGTGTCGCCCTCGCCAGTGGAATCCATGTCGCCGATGACAAGACAACTAAGATCGCTGCAGAGGATTTTGAGTAAAGGGAAAAGGGTCATTCCTTGCAGTCCTAGTTGGATTGTTGATGTCGAACAGGGTGAAAAGGTGATGAAGGTTGAGACTCAGACAGCATCAGTTTCGGATTCATGA